The Vespula pensylvanica isolate Volc-1 chromosome 14, ASM1446617v1, whole genome shotgun sequence sequence ttttttaggatGCTATTAAACATAATTCATTCTTCTCTGATTTTTCAAAACGTATTATTAAAGGAGATGCAAAAAAAGCATTTGCAGAAACTGATTATATATTGGAAGGTGAAATACATACAAGTGGAcaagaacatttttatttagagaCAAATGCTGTTATTGTTATaccaaaagaagaagatgaactAGAAATGTTTTGTGCACATCAACATCCTTCTGAAGTACAGAAGCTTGTTGCTCATGTCTTAAATGTGCATCTAAATAGAATCAATGTCCGTGTTAAACGACTAGGAGGTGGTTTTGGAGGAAAAGAATCTCGTCCACATATGCTTGCTATACCAGCTGCACTTGCTGCACATAGGTATGTACATTATTaaaggatttaaaaataaattcataaaatttgtgtgttaattttaacataaaataaaatgatacatGTTCTCAATTTTTGGCAGATTGCGCAAACCTATACGTTGCATGCTGGATAGAGATGAagatatgatgatgatgggcACACGACATCCATTCCATTTCAAATATAAAgttggatttaaaaaaaatggttTGATAGATGTTttggaaatacatatatataataatgcagGATATTCTGTTGACCTCTCTGCATCAGTAAATAATCTTgcatattaattatgaaattaataaaggCACAtgaatatcttatataataaataacatttttaattattttgtagatATTAGAACGTACAATGTTTCATTTTGAGAATTCCTACAGAATACCAGTGACACATGCATATGgttatttatgtaaaacaaATTTACCTTCTAATACTGCTTTTCGTGGTTTCGGCGGTCCGCAAGGCATGTTTGCTGCAGAAAACATTATTAGACATATTGCTGAATTTTTAGAAGTTGATGTTATAAAGGTATTACATTTAAacagttattattaataaatttaatattattattaattattaatttaattaagtttaataatattattattaaatttgtatcaTACTTATTAAACATGCTTAATTATatgcttaaaaaaataattttttttacagatagcagaattaaatatgtataaagaagGAGATTTAACTCACTATAATCAACAGCTTCTTCGTTGTACCTTAGATCGTTGCTGGAAAGAATGTTTAAGTTCTGCTCattataatgaaagaaaagttgcAGTTGAAGAATTTAATAAGTACGTatctttgtgtatgtgtgttatattttatcatattcttgttatatttatttgttaatattgtaTGTAATTTGTTCTATAGACATcatagatataagaaaaaaggattagCTGTTGTACCTGTGAAATTCGGAATTTCATTTactactttatttttaaatcaagcTGGAGCActtgttcatatatataccgaTGGTTCTGTTTTAATTAGTCATGGTGGAATTGAAATGGGACAAGGTTTACATACGAAAATGACTCAagtacttattaatatttatttataattgatgtaaatttattaataatataatcttacTATATcaaatacattaaatattaggTTGCAAGCAGAGTGTTAAAAGTGAATCCAGAAAAGATCCATATTGTTGAAACTGCTACAGATAAAGTACCAAATACTTCTGCCACTGCTGCAAGTTGTGGATCTGATTTAAATGGCATGGCTCTCAtggtatttacatataaatcataaaatatatgaatatattttcctttaatgtactttgtaattaattacacaactatattttgttttcagtATGCATGCAATGATATTATGAAACGATTGAAACCTATAATTGATGATAATCCAAATGGCACTTGGGAGGAATGGATAAAGAAGGCATATTTGAGTAGAATCAGTCTTTCAGCAACTGGATTCTACCAAACTCCAAACATTGGCTATTCTTTTGTAACTAATTCAGGAAATCCTTATAATTACTTTACTTACGGCGTTGCTTGTACAGAAGTAGTGATCGATTGTCTTACAGGTGATCACCAAGTATGTATCGTTTTTAACTTAAccatatcatttattaattattaatttgtaatagtTATTTTGTCCAAagtttttttgcttttaaatatattctacagtgcatatataaaattgtataatatataaaaactaattggtcatatatatcaaaatagatACTGAGGACAGATATCGTGATGGATGTAGGAGAAAGTATAAATCCTGCTATTGACATAGGTCAAATAGAAGGTGCTTTTACCCAAGGTTATGGATTATTTACATTAGAAGAATTGATGTATTCTCAAACTGGATATCTTTATAGCAGAGGACCTGGAGCATATAAAATACCAGGATTTGCTGATATACCACAAGAATTTAATGTTTCATTATTGAAAGGTGCTCCTAATCCTCGAACTGTTTATTCTTcaaaagtatgtatattttatatatatatatattcaatatatatatatttttcttatttttttcaacttgTAATATCTGAATATATTTTCAGGCTATTGGAGAACCACCTCTGTTTTTGGCATCATCCGTCTTTTTTGCTATTAAAGAAGCAATTAAAGCTGCACGTAaagatatgaatatttatggTCATTTCAGATTAGATTCTCCTGCAACTGCAGCGCGTATTCGTACAGCATGTGTGGACAACATAATAATGAAGGTAATATAATGTCAATGATATGTGTCTTTGTTTTACTTATCCTATacatttaagtatatatatatattttttttactttacagATTCCAGAACCCAATCTGAATGTACAATGGAATAAAATTCCATAatccataatttttataaaaaaaacattttatatatttatatctaatatctgTACACCATACATCATTGTGATATATGAAGTATGGTATCTAAAGTGTTTGTTTTAAACGTATCATAATCATATCATCGTATATATCGTAccatgattaaaaaattcctTTGATTTTAATTACTGTTATTGCATATGATAACTATTGTATTTAACCCATTTaaagtatatacttatataaaaaaaggtgTATTGGTGGTACTAAAAAAGTAATgttgagaatatatatataatataatcattgatTTATGATATAACTTTGTCACAggacattataaaaattgtgtaATGTAAAAGATACACCAGTCTTAACGATGCTTTGTCAGAAATATGTTTCTTAAAtctaagatattttaatttaaaattgtgTCAAGTCTGATGTTTAACAATATGAATCTTATATCTAATTACACAACTCTGGTTGTATATTTTACTAGTGTTACAGGTGTATTATTCTTCAATAAGTTTTAATGATTTTACAAGGTGGAAAATATTGTGATGTATTCGCATAATACAATGTATATTACAAGGTGATTTCTTTCAtgcagatatatatctattttaaattgaatgttttttgtaaataacattaatattatttattgcaagttgcaataaaaaatataatatgcaaCATAACACTATTttgcaattattataaaagataaacgaaatgcATGCTACTATTATTAGAtactaatatacatacattatatatttcttttgataagaaaataataaacatcaCAATTTGATTCATACAAATATCTCAAACAATTGCATTTTATACTTTTGCTtctaaagattttatttctttcattatttcattctttcttcgcattttttctaaaatctcCTTTTCtggattttttaataaaccactttttattttttcttccaatgactcaatttctcttatctttttacgaagactctttattcttttttctgtatcAACAATTGTTTGTgtttgatttgttttatttaccTCGTTACTCAATGCAGATACTTTATCTTCAACTTTAGCCTGAGAAATAGTAGTTTTTGATAATTCTTCTATTATAAtctctgtatttttatttttacttttcttctttttcttcttattttctgatTTAGGTTGTGTACACGTTACACACTTTGTTGCTTTAGCTGCCAAAGCTTCTTGTTTAGCTTTATGTTGAGCTATAAACTCTGGACTTGCTCCTACTGGATAAATAGGTTTGttctttataaattgtttGCCTTTACTTTCATAtctagaatataataaaaattagtatATATTGGAATATTAGAATAagtaatatagattttttttaatttattcaaatataccACATACAATGGAACTTCTTCCTGTGGTATATATCCATCTTTTACACGACGTGGCTTACGCCATGTACCATCTGGACGTTGACTGGCTGGAATAAATGTTCCGCCTACAAAACAAATACAAGATACAATGttcagaaaaattataaatatgatttgaACAAATAAGAacataaatttaatgttttaaactcttattaaattgttagtaaatttgttgaaaaaaactaacattaattacaataaaaaattaaaattaaaaagaatttacacATTggataaataacaatataaaaagttatgtAGGAAAACTGTAAACATTTTTGAGGTTAAAAGCAACaagtttcgtaaaaaaaaaaattatatagaaaagaatagaaaaaattgttgagGTTACAAGCAAaaacattttgtaaaatataatgcgaaaattcaataatatataaaaaaaatcataataaccTTGTTCATCCTTTATATAAGTAGACGCCATGATTATTCCACACGACTGGTAGTGTGTGTTCagactatttttattataattctaaaaattttctacTATCCTCATGTTATGATATAACTGTACTAACTGTACTTATTGTAACCACTGATTTGTTATATGTGAGGTTTTTGAAGAATTCGTATGTCAATATATTTCCTCAAATTCTGTTTACATAGGTCCGAGATCTCTTACGGTATATAATGGTagtaatatactataatattctatagagtaatatatatcaataaaaatggtagtattatatataatctgatAATTTATGATAGCATAACGTAATTATCATAAtccgataattaaaatatttttatgaaaggacgttatatatatagtatgtattaGCATtgttagattatatatttccGGTCATATTAACAGAGgttatttttcatcatttatcTCGATCTTGAATGGTCGATTATAacatttaaacaattaatatcgattatttcgatctcgcatttttgtttaaagaaagaaaaaaatctcataGATTTACAAGGATctctaacaaaatatttatttatctcaatAATATGcgattaatcattaaaaaaaaatccgaattgtttatatatgcatattaaaTTGTAACacttttaatgatatatgatCTAAtgtttaaatgatttttatattaaggCTGTTCATCTCTCCTGAgtttataatgatttacgtCAACAATGAGTACAGGCataattcttgaaaaatttggATGAATAAGGTctcgttttaaaaatgaagattcAAGTAAGGATATGGTTTTTTCCAACTTTCAGTAACTTCATTCTCACGCTCGATTTCTGACCGTAGGATCGATTTTTCGTCGAGGGATTAATCTATTTTAATCCATGTATCACGTAAAACATTACACAGGTAAATAACTTGATATATACATGATTAGAAAGgtgaaaggatagaaagattagaatatataaattgtttatacttgtaggaaaattattcaaaaaagtgaaaatagaTAGtacaaaacaatattttaaataagatagtttaatataaagtcgacatttatttgatttaatatatactattattttcttctcaattTATGTTTTTTGATAGAATCTAAAACAATGTCTAcaatcgaaagattttttccTAATGCATATGGtgaatctttgaaaattttatataattgatcTTTTGAAACTTCATGCAAAATACTATGTATTTTTTCTAAGTGAAAATCTATTTGATTAGCATATAAGGGACCATTACtctcatatattaatatattaggCTTTCGACATTCGATTAAACGATTCAAATAACGTGCTATATTCACTTCACCTTTTAACTCAAACATATTAGATGATTGCATAATAGGGTCAATGCCAATGACCTTccaaattaatattatgtcTACAAGAGCATCTCTATCaacattttgataatttaaacAGAAGTTTTGTAAACTTATGGGTAATTCCATTACAGAAGAATGCGTGTGAGTTGACAtggttatttttaaataaggtTTTGCAAGATCTAAGATCTTTTCTATAGAGTATATAGGATAATGTGGatcacaaaaaataataagtttcTGCTTTTCAATCCttgtaatattatgtattatctGTGATGTATGGTGTTGATTTTGATTCTCCTCTATCTTTGAAATATCTGCATCCAATGGTTTTTGTGATTTTATCTTCAATGATTTAATTTGAGCACTATCTCTGTCAACATAATTTTTTCAGCTGAATAGGAAGAAACTTTAATCTGTTCTAATGtaatgatttttctctctttttttttttcttgtcaatTTAGtgtaaatttatcaaataaaattaaaaagtattacaatatacatatatatatatatataaagatttttatatataataaatttgttagcttaacaataaaaaatattaaaaatgatatttacttatataatcGACACAATGGATTATTGTATACCATTTCCAAATCAATCTTTTGTCCAACAAGAtctcgtatattatttaaaccaTATTTAATCATCGTGGGCCTAATAAATTatggatattaattaaacaagtaatttcttgatttttactatatatataatatcctaGTTCAATATCATTATTTGCACATACCTTTCTAATGACAAACCCCATGCAATAACATTAACACCTTCAGGTAAACCCATAGGTAATAACATTTCTGGCCTAAACATTCCACTATTACCAATTTCAATCCATTTTTTTAAACCATTatgataacaaaatatttccataCTTGGTTCTGTATATGGATTGTATGCTGGCTTGAATTTAAGTTCGGTGATGCCaagttttttaaagaattcatACAGCATACCAATCAAATGGCCTAAAGTAAGATTATAATTGGCTATTACACCTTCAATTTGATGAAACTCAGCAAGATGAGTTGCATCTAAAGTTTCATTTCGGAAAACACGATCAATACTAAAGTACTTTACAGGTTTAAATTTTccctgaaaagaaaaacatattattatcatatttttatgacATAGCTATAATCACTACTATCAAAATATACCTGTTGCATAAGATTATAGAGCATCCGTGCACTAACTGCAGTTGTATGAGTacgaagtaaatttttttgagcttcctttattttccaaTCATAACAATAACCTTGAGATCCATAACCACCTTCACTATGAACCTTCTTAACTTTTTCCAAATATTCAGGAGGAAAACGATCGCTATGACTTGgttctaaattaaaaaatggttATTTTTGCaaagtaaattattatgtattttgatataataatcaaacCAAAATTATCCTGATAGACAAGAACCTGAAATAAAGAATGTATCATGTGCATCCCGTGCAGGATGCTGTTGTGGTTGGAACAAGGCATCAAAATTCCAAAATGAACTCTCTACGTAATTATTTGTAGGCATTTCTGTAAATCTGAAAAATGTAATGTcaagttttacttttttgtgtcttttaaatatatgtattagtaTAACAATAACTAAAAGTTAACACATGTCataatcttataaatttatattttgtaaaaaaatatttactaatattgataaatattctaattaccccatttctataaatatttttttaaattcacttTTTACTTTAAGCAAAGGATGCAAATGTCCAACTTCTAGGAAGGATCCACGTGCTTCAAAATTATACGGTTTGAATTTCTTATCCTTCCAAGCACCATTTGCTATCAATTCCGCAGTCAAATCTGTTTCTAACTTCTCAGTTTGTATAGAAAATTTCGGGCCTTTCTTAAGGAGTAtgctttttataatacttttataaaaaagaaaagttttataaaagCAGCCAAGTATAATAGTTTTCATATATCGTAAAAGACTTACGTTTcttgaagaaattttctttttttatattctttcttaatattttctgGCATACTATcaagatttttcaaatgtaTTTGTATAGTATCCGTGATAGATGGTACTGCTTTCCTAACAATAGTTGTACTATCAGATTTATCAAGCTTGATCCAACCAGCAGCAAGTGCTTTGGAAAAACCAATTTTTGCAAAAGGAACAGAAGAGTCGATATCGGATCGAGATATTCCATTGTCAGGTACAGAGTAATAGACTGCAGCTTCATGACTaccatattttattacatgttGCCCTTCTGATGTTATTTCCCATTTTTGCTGACTAGTTAATGTTGTATTGATTaactattaaaagaaaaagaaatatgtaaaagcttgcttaatttttcatcaaatatattttaacatatagTGGTAAAGCAAgcttaattaaaaacattttttattaatattgaataaaaatatgtagaataaatttcttttacatctCCAAGAGCTTCTAAACTCTTAATTGCTCCAACAATCTTTTGATGATCCTCGTTAAAAATTTCTGCTAAATCTAATGAATTAACTTCACCATTTTCATCtagatatttcaaaatatcgtCAGCAAGTTCTTTtgccatttttataatattaatttctaacaaATTGAACGTTTAATTCGCGTCAAAAGTGCTTTTAAGGCTGTTCATCACCTTCGCTCTTATCATATATGACTTCAGCGATAGGTATGggcaaaatatgaactacaagcGTAATAGGGAAACATTGTCTTCACTATTACATCGGTATATAAGCTTCTGTAGGTTATAACCCTTTCGTATATGAATTTTTCAGTGCGTTCTTTGAAGAAATCATATTAGAATTCTATCTAATCTATT is a genomic window containing:
- the LOC122634014 gene encoding partner of Y14 and mago, yielding MASTYIKDEQGGTFIPASQRPDGTWRKPRRVKDGYIPQEEVPLYESKGKQFIKNKPIYPVGASPEFIAQHKAKQEALAAKATKCVTCTQPKSENKKKKKKSKNKNTEIIIEELSKTTISQAKVEDKVSALSNEVNKTNQTQTIVDTEKRIKSLRKKIREIESLEEKIKSGLLKNPEKEILEKMRRKNEIMKEIKSLEAKV
- the LOC122634011 gene encoding phenylalanine--tRNA ligase alpha subunit, with translation MAKELADDILKYLDENGEVNSLDLAEIFNEDHQKIVGAIKSLEALGDLINTTLTSQQKWEITSEGQHVIKYGSHEAAVYYSVPDNGISRSDIDSSVPFAKIGFSKALAAGWIKLDKSDSTTIVRKAVPSITDTIQIHLKNLDSMPENIKKEYKKRKFLQETIIKSILLKKGPKFSIQTEKLETDLTAELIANGAWKDKKFKPYNFEARGSFLEVGHLHPLLKVKSEFKKIFIEMGFTEMPTNNYVESSFWNFDALFQPQQHPARDAHDTFFISEPSHSDRFPPEYLEKVKKVHSEGGYGSQGYCYDWKIKEAQKNLLRTHTTAVSARMLYNLMQQGKFKPVKYFSIDRVFRNETLDATHLAEFHQIEGVIANYNLTLGHLIGMLYEFFKKLGITELKFKPAYNPYTEPSMEIFCYHNGLKKWIEIGNSGMFRPEMLLPMGLPEGVNVIAWGLSLERPTMIKYGLNNIRDLVGQKIDLEMVYNNPLCRLYKDSAQIKSLKIKSQKPLDADISKIEENQNQHHTSQIIHNITRIEKQKLIIFCDPHYPIYSIEKILDLAKPYLKITMSTHTHSSVMELPISLQNFCLNYQNVDRDALVDIILIWKVIGIDPIMQSSNMFELKGEVNIARYLNRLIECRKPNILIYESNGPLYANQIDFHLEKIHSILHEVSKDQLYKIFKDSPYALGKNLSIVDIVLDSIKKHKLRRK